From Litoribacterium kuwaitense, a single genomic window includes:
- a CDS encoding ABC transporter substrate-binding protein, producing the protein MKKFLFSFAMLFVLMVGLAACSNDQSAGGDSGGGSDNGNGSGNGDGDAAEEKTEISFWHAMSGTNGEALESIVDKFNEQSESVSVEAIYQGSYDDSLNKLRAVGGSDEAPSIVQVFEIGTKYMSESGFITPMQEFVDKNDFDVSVLEENILSYYQLDGQLYSMPFNTSNAVMFYNKDMFREAGLDPENPPSTFSEVAEAAEALSGDDTYGFTMATIGWFFEQLLANQGALYLNNDNGRSGDPTEALVNSEEGLNIFNWLNDMNNANTFRNYGSNWDDARGPFFAGQVGMYFDSTANTAQVLENSSFEVGSAFLPTVDGTDPQGVIVGGASLWITNQVSEEEQNAAWEFVEFMTNADVQAEWAAATGYFPITPAAYEEDVLNDVYEEYPIYTTAVDQLKNTTVSPATQGALTEVLPEARKIIETALGEMYEGKEPKQALDEAAQKITDALE; encoded by the coding sequence ATGAAGAAATTTTTATTTAGTTTTGCGATGTTGTTTGTACTCATGGTTGGACTAGCGGCATGCAGCAATGACCAAAGTGCCGGTGGTGATTCTGGAGGTGGAAGTGATAATGGTAACGGCAGCGGAAATGGAGATGGTGATGCAGCTGAAGAAAAAACAGAGATCTCCTTTTGGCATGCGATGAGTGGAACCAACGGAGAAGCCTTGGAATCTATTGTTGACAAATTTAATGAGCAATCCGAGTCTGTATCCGTAGAAGCCATTTACCAAGGAAGCTATGACGATTCTTTAAATAAGCTTCGTGCTGTTGGTGGGTCAGATGAAGCTCCCTCGATTGTACAGGTATTTGAAATCGGAACGAAGTACATGAGCGAAAGTGGATTTATCACACCAATGCAAGAATTCGTCGACAAAAATGATTTTGATGTGTCGGTTTTAGAAGAAAATATTCTTTCCTATTATCAGTTAGATGGACAATTGTACTCAATGCCTTTTAACACATCAAATGCCGTGATGTTTTATAACAAAGATATGTTTAGAGAAGCTGGGCTGGATCCAGAAAATCCGCCAAGCACATTCAGTGAAGTTGCTGAAGCGGCCGAAGCGCTCTCAGGAGACGACACATACGGATTTACAATGGCAACAATCGGTTGGTTCTTCGAGCAGTTACTTGCTAACCAAGGTGCGTTATATTTAAACAATGACAACGGACGCAGCGGCGATCCTACTGAAGCATTAGTTAATTCTGAAGAAGGACTTAATATCTTCAATTGGCTTAATGACATGAACAACGCAAATACATTCCGTAACTACGGTAGTAACTGGGATGATGCACGCGGTCCTTTCTTCGCTGGTCAAGTGGGGATGTACTTTGATTCCACAGCGAACACAGCACAAGTACTAGAAAACTCTTCATTTGAAGTAGGTTCAGCTTTCTTACCTACGGTGGACGGAACAGACCCACAAGGTGTCATCGTTGGCGGTGCCTCTCTCTGGATTACAAATCAAGTGTCTGAAGAGGAGCAAAACGCCGCTTGGGAATTTGTTGAGTTCATGACCAATGCAGACGTCCAAGCTGAATGGGCTGCAGCGACCGGATACTTCCCGATTACCCCTGCTGCCTATGAAGAAGATGTGCTGAACGATGTTTATGAAGAATACCCAATTTATACAACAGCAGTAGATCAGTTGAAAAACACGACCGTCAGCCCTGCGACTCAAGGTGCTTTAACAGAAGTTTTACCAGAAGCACGTAAGATCATTGAAACAGCTTTAGGAGAAATGTATGAAGGAAAAGAACCAAAGC